The following proteins are co-located in the Acanthochromis polyacanthus isolate Apoly-LR-REF ecotype Palm Island chromosome 7, KAUST_Apoly_ChrSc, whole genome shotgun sequence genome:
- the ulk1a gene encoding serine/threonine-protein kinase ULK1a gives MESVGKFEFNRKDLIGHGAFAVVFKGRHKEKRDWEVAIKCINKKNFAKSQSLLGKEIKILKELKHENIVRLLDYQEMGGCVYLVMEYCNGGDLAEYLHSKRTLSEDTIRVFLQQIAQAMKVIQSKGILHRDLKPQNILLCHTEGRRSSSTNTSIKIADFGFARHLQTNTMAATLCGSPMYMAPEVIMSQNYDAKADLWSIGTIVYQCLTGKAPFHANTPQELRLFYESNRTLLPSIPKETSSNLRHLLLGLLHRNHKERISFDEFFHHPFLETSAPTKKCSPAPMLSYPSSGSGSSSSSSSTSQLASPQHSDGEMHRLQPKVQSSPIQDTPGFQLKEAANQDSRNTPSYTEDFVIVPAQFPSDYTCELEAGSPIESCMIYSGSPVVAERGPGRPSPPPGLRHSPFKPVSKPDEVVGRNCSPSVPIPVPTQVQNYQRMEQNLQSVGLNGSTRVTLCCAGSSRESSPHRGGCRAPDPGFAFNSTKLAMAGGRPQQSSPRVGMIPKISVQTLPFSTRTGRRTSAPNVQTTSPKLQVRPRMPNRTRTVPNLQSLDISPASQTNINKTLATKKGPFKRSLSTGKLSDMLLKAAFGTHLFEDGSDYEKSMDILAPPTGCHKVFHCSDSPPPTIFTMGSPSRENTPPDTTLSRTVSGSPNYMNEAWLLNTLQRRNSRRNSETEAMDVIPHSSLIFHPPELPEDTLMEQSHTDALGNLRFTLAFVHCVMELASSKDPGLETVSSPDISFLEQSFVADQISLLSREWSYAEQLVLYMKAEEFLSSALHTAKETVKQGHLVPSATVKQVIRKLNELYKNCVTYCRSLNDRLQTFLLDKQKLMDHFNGLTADKLIYNHTVHMVQSAALDEMFQCGTASVQRYHKALLLMEGLSRNLTEQKDIDSIDKCKQCIERRLSALQT, from the exons tACTGCAATGGAGGCGACCTGGCAGAGTACCTTCACT CTAAGCGCACGCTCAGTGAGGACACCATCCGTGTATTCCTACAGCAGATTGCTCAGGCCATGAAGGTCATACAGAGCAAAGGGATTCTCCACAGAGACCTCAAACCCCAGAACATTTTACTCTGCCACACAGAGGGGCGAAGGTCCAGTTCCACCAATACCAGCATTAAGATAG CCGACTTTGGGTTTGCACGTCATCTCCAGACCAACACAATGGCAGCCACGCTGTGCGGCTCTCCCATGTACATG GCTCCTGAGGTCATAATGTCCCAGAACTATGATGCCAAAGCTGATCTGTGGAGCATCGGCACTATTGTGTACCAGTGTCTGACTGGAAAAGCACCATTTCAT GCCAACACGCCGCAGGAGCTTCGTCTCTTCTACGAAAGCAACCGGACGCTGTTACCCAG CATCCCAAAGGAGACCTCTAGTAACCTAAGACACCTACTGCTGGGGCTGCTGCACAGAAACCACAAAGAACGGATTAGCTTTG ATGAGTTCTTCCACCATCCTTTTTTGGAGACAAGCGCACCCACAAAGAAAT GCTCACCAGCTCCCATGCTTTCCTACCCCAGTTCTGGCTCAGgcagctcctccagcagctcctccacatCCCAGCTGGCCTCACCTCAA CATTCCGATGGAGAGATGCACCGACTTCAGCCCAAGGTGCAGTCATCCCCTATACAGGACACCCCTGGCTTCCAGCTAAAAGAGGCAGCCAATCAGGACAGCAGAAACACCCCGTCTTACACAGAAGATTTTGTCATAGTGCCTGCCCAGTTTCCCA GTGACTACACATGCGAGCTGGAAGCTGGGTCACCTATTGAAAGTTGCATGATATACAGCGG GAGCCCTGTAGTGGCTGAGAGAGGTCCAGGAAGGCCATCACCACCCCCTGGCCTGCGACACTCTCCCTTCAAGCCTGTTAG CAAGCCTGATGAAGTAGTTGGCCGGAACTGCAGCCCCTCAGTGCCCATTCCCGTCCCAACTCAAGTCCAAAACTACCAGCGTATGGAGCAGAACCTGCAGTCCGTCGGGTTGAATGGCTCTACCAG GGTCACATTATGTTGTGCTGGCAGCAGCAGGGAAAGTTCTCCACATCGCGGAGGGTGTAGGGCTCCTGACCCAGGCTTTGCCTTTAACTCCACAAAACTGGCAATGGCAGGAGGTCGACCGCAACAGTCATCGCCACGAG TGGGAATGATCCCAAAAATTTCGGTGCAAACTCTTCCATTCAGCACAAGAACTGGACGACGCACCAGCGCTCCTAATGTTCAGACTACCAGCCCCAAG CTTCAGGTTCGACCGAGAATGCCAAATCGAACCAGGACTGTCCCAAACCTGCAATCTCTTGACATATCCCCTGCTTCTCAGACCAACATCAACAAGACACTAGCCACTAAAAAGGGCCCTTTTAAAAG GTCACTCAGCACAGGAAAGCTGTCCGACATGCTACTGAAGGCGGCCTTTGGAACTCACCTTTTTGAAGATGGAAGTGACTATGAGAAAAGTATGGATATACTAG CTCCACCTACTGGTTGTCATAAAGTTTTTCACTGCTCAGACAGTCCACCTCCTACAATCTTTACTATGGGCTCTCCGTCCCGTGAAAACACTCCTCCTGACACCACACTATCAAGGACAGTCTCAG GTTCCCCCAACTACATGAATGAAGCCTGGCTGCTCAACACTCTGCAGCGCAGAAATAGCCGTAGAAACAGTGAAACTGAAGCTATGGATGTGATTCCACACAGCAGTTTGATTTTTCACCCTCCAGAGCTCCCTGAAGACACACTGATGGAG CAGTCTCACACTGATGCTCTGGGTAACTTGCGCTTCACCTTGGCTTTTGTCCACTGCGTCATGGAACTGGCCTCTTCTAAGGATCCAGGGCTAGAAACAGTCAGCAGCCCTGATATTTCTTTTCTAGAACAGAGCTTTGTGGCTGATCAGATCAGCCTTCTGAGTAGAGAATGGAG CTATGCAGAGCAGTTAGTGCTGTACATGAAGGCTGAAGAGTTTCTGTCATCAGCACTGCACACCGCTAAAGAAACCGTTAAACAAGGCCACCTCGTCCCTTCTGCTACGGTCAAACAAG tgatCAGGAAGCTGAATGAACTGTACAAGAACTGTGTAACATACTGTCGCTCCCTCAACGATCGACTGCAGACCTTCTTGCTTGACAAACAGAAGCTCATGGACCATTTCAATGGACTCACAGCAGATAAGCTCATCTACAACCACACTGTGCACATG GTCCAGTCTGCCGCTTTAGATGAGATGTTCCAGTGCGGCACAGCATCAGTCCAGCGCTACCATAAAGCCCTCCTGCTGATGGAGGGTCTGTCCCGGAACCTCACAGAGCAAAAGGACATCGACAGCATTGATAAAT GTAAGCAGTGCATTGAGCGACGCCTCTCAGCTCTGCAGACATAA